The Rhodobacter sp. CZR27 genome includes a window with the following:
- a CDS encoding (deoxy)nucleoside triphosphate pyrophosphohydrolase: MKLLLVSAVALIDGDGRVLLAQRPEGKSLAGLWEFPGGKVEQGETPEAALIRELREELGIETKASCLAPLTFASHSYDGFHLLMPLFACRRWEGIVQPQEGQRLAWVRPQALRDYPMPPADLPLIPILRDWL; the protein is encoded by the coding sequence GTGAAGCTGCTGCTGGTTTCGGCCGTCGCCCTCATCGATGGCGACGGCCGGGTGCTTCTGGCCCAGCGGCCCGAGGGCAAGTCGCTTGCCGGCCTCTGGGAGTTTCCGGGCGGCAAGGTGGAACAGGGCGAAACGCCCGAAGCGGCGCTGATCCGCGAGCTGAGGGAGGAGCTGGGCATCGAGACGAAGGCAAGCTGCCTCGCGCCACTGACCTTCGCCAGCCACAGCTACGACGGCTTCCACCTTCTCATGCCGCTCTTCGCCTGCCGCCGCTGGGAGGGAATCGTCCAGCCGCAGGAGGGCCAGAGGCTGGCCTGGGTGAGACCGCAGGCGCTGCGCGACTACCCCATGCCGCCGGCCGACCTGCCACTGATCCCGATCCTGCGCGACTGGCTTTGA
- the argJ gene encoding bifunctional glutamate N-acetyltransferase/amino-acid acetyltransferase ArgJ → MAKTDWKAEAKALQKKVSKLRAKVKEGKSAPEPKPAKMVSPLAPEGFPALPVIGGVDFAAVEAGVRYANRKDVMLIRLAPGTAVAGAFTRSSTRAACVLDCQSKIGKPSEAGAAIIVNSGNSNAFTGAVGVEAVEAVTGGVAGALGLPVERVFSSSTGVIGEPLPYERITVKIPELVAQLDEGGIEMAARAMMTTDTFPKGACATVQGEGGEIRIAGIAKGSGMIAPDMATMLVYIFTDAKIGQPLLQKMLSRQVDATFNAITVDSDTSTSDALILAATGASPAAELNGRSKAGRDFETALGRVMLDLAQQVVRDGEGATKFVEVKVTGAATPEDAHRVAMAIANSPLVKTAVAGEDPNWGRIVMAVGKSGAQADRDRLSIRFGDILVAEKGWRSPDYREEDGAAYMKRAELQIAVDLGLGQASRTVWTCDLTHRYIDINADYRS, encoded by the coding sequence ATGGCGAAGACCGACTGGAAGGCCGAGGCGAAGGCACTGCAGAAGAAGGTGTCGAAGCTGAGGGCGAAGGTGAAGGAGGGCAAGAGCGCCCCGGAGCCGAAGCCCGCCAAGATGGTCTCGCCGCTGGCCCCCGAAGGTTTCCCCGCCCTGCCGGTGATCGGCGGGGTGGATTTTGCCGCCGTCGAGGCCGGCGTGCGCTACGCCAACCGCAAGGACGTGATGCTGATCCGGCTTGCGCCGGGCACGGCGGTGGCGGGCGCCTTCACCCGGTCCTCGACCCGAGCGGCCTGCGTGCTCGACTGCCAGTCGAAGATCGGCAAGCCGTCCGAGGCGGGGGCCGCGATCATCGTGAACTCGGGCAACTCGAACGCCTTCACCGGCGCGGTGGGCGTCGAGGCGGTCGAGGCTGTGACCGGCGGCGTGGCCGGGGCGCTGGGCCTGCCGGTCGAGCGGGTGTTTTCCTCCTCGACCGGGGTGATCGGCGAGCCGCTGCCCTACGAACGCATCACCGTGAAGATCCCCGAGCTTGTGGCGCAGCTGGACGAAGGCGGCATCGAGATGGCCGCCCGTGCCATGATGACCACCGACACCTTCCCCAAGGGTGCCTGCGCCACGGTGCAGGGCGAGGGCGGCGAGATCCGCATCGCCGGCATCGCGAAGGGTTCGGGGATGATCGCGCCCGACATGGCGACCATGCTGGTCTACATCTTCACGGATGCGAAGATCGGCCAGCCGCTGTTGCAGAAGATGCTGTCGCGTCAGGTGGATGCCACCTTCAACGCGATCACGGTGGACAGCGACACCTCGACCTCGGACGCGCTGATCCTTGCCGCCACCGGCGCCAGCCCGGCGGCCGAGCTGAACGGCCGCTCCAAGGCCGGCCGTGACTTCGAGACGGCGCTGGGGCGGGTGATGCTCGACCTTGCGCAGCAGGTGGTGCGCGACGGCGAGGGCGCGACGAAATTCGTCGAGGTGAAGGTCACCGGCGCCGCCACGCCCGAGGACGCGCATCGCGTGGCCATGGCGATCGCGAATTCGCCGCTGGTGAAGACCGCGGTGGCGGGCGAGGATCCGAACTGGGGCCGCATCGTGATGGCGGTCGGCAAGTCCGGCGCTCAGGCCGATCGCGACCGGCTCTCGATCCGCTTCGGCGACATCCTCGTGGCCGAGAAGGGCTGGCGCAGCCCCGACTACCGCGAGGAGGACGGCGCGGCCTACATGAAGCGGGCCGAGTTGCAGATCGCGGTGGATCTCGGACTGGGGCAGGCATCCCGCACGGTCTGGACCTGCGACCTCACCCACCGCTACATCGACATCAACGCCGACTACCGCTCGTGA
- a CDS encoding peptidylprolyl isomerase, whose protein sequence is MANMAKFWQGVSVAALCALALATPAPADEVTADTVVATVNGQDITMGHMIALRGGLPEQYQTLPDDALFKGILEQLIQQAALAQSVEGSITKRDTLSLQNEQRGFLSAVALKKVVQGAVTDEKLQAAYDARFADAAPQTEYNASHILVKTEDEAAKLKTEIDGGADFAELAKQHSSDGAAANGGSLGWFGLGMMVKPFEDAVVSMKPGTVAGPIQTQFGWHLIKLNETRIAQAPSLDEMRDELAAQIEQEAIASHIDAVTSKAEITRPGEGIDPATLRKEELLD, encoded by the coding sequence ATGGCGAACATGGCGAAGTTCTGGCAGGGCGTGTCGGTCGCGGCCCTCTGCGCACTGGCGCTGGCCACCCCCGCGCCGGCGGACGAGGTGACCGCCGACACGGTCGTCGCCACTGTCAACGGGCAGGACATCACCATGGGCCACATGATCGCGCTGCGCGGCGGCCTGCCCGAACAATATCAGACCCTGCCGGATGACGCGCTGTTCAAGGGCATTCTCGAGCAGCTGATCCAGCAGGCGGCGCTGGCGCAGTCGGTCGAGGGGTCGATCACCAAGCGCGACACGCTGTCCCTGCAGAACGAACAGCGCGGCTTCCTGTCGGCCGTGGCGCTGAAGAAGGTGGTCCAAGGCGCCGTGACGGACGAGAAGCTGCAGGCGGCCTATGACGCGCGCTTCGCCGATGCCGCACCGCAGACCGAATACAATGCCTCGCATATCCTGGTGAAGACCGAGGACGAGGCCGCGAAGCTCAAGACCGAGATCGACGGCGGGGCGGACTTCGCCGAACTGGCCAAGCAGCATTCGTCGGACGGCGCCGCGGCCAATGGCGGCTCGCTCGGGTGGTTCGGGCTCGGCATGATGGTGAAGCCCTTCGAGGATGCCGTGGTCTCGATGAAGCCCGGCACCGTCGCGGGCCCGATCCAGACCCAGTTCGGCTGGCACCTCATCAAGCTGAACGAGACCCGGATCGCGCAGGCGCCGTCGCTCGACGAGATGCGGGACGAGCTTGCCGCCCAGATCGAGCAGGAGGCCATCGCGAGCCATATCGACGCGGTGACGTCGAAGGCCGAGATCACCCGGCCCGGCGAGGGGATTGACCCGGCGACGCTTCGGAAGGAAGAACTGCTCGACTGA
- the secA gene encoding preprotein translocase subunit SecA, with product MLGLGTLARKIFGTPNDRKVKSVRPLVARINELEAEFQVLSDEGIRQKTAEFQRRVQEGGESLDDLLPEAFANCREAARRALGLRAFDVQLKGGIFLHQGNIAEMKTGEGKTLVATFPAYLNALAGKGVHVVTVNDYLAKRDAEWMGKVYAHLGLTTGVVYPYQPEEEKKAAYKADITYSTNNELGFDYLRDNMKSSKEEMKQRGHFFAIVDEVDSILIDEARTPLIISGPSQDRSDLYQKIDRLIPEVTEEHFKLDEKARNVTFTEEGNEFVERRLHELGLLPEGQSLYDPESTTIVHHITQGLRAHKLFHRDQQYIVRNDEIMLIDEFTGRMMRGRRLSDGLHQAIEAKENVSIQPENVTLASVTFQNYFRLYEKLAGMTGTAATEAEEFMQIYGLGVVEVPTNRPVARIDEHDAVYRTAREKHDGIIASIKEAHGRGQPILVGTTSIDKSEALSELLKAADVPHNVLNARQHEQEAQIVADAGKLGAVTIATNMAGRGTDIQLGGNVEMKVMQALAADPTAHPDEIRARIEAEHAEEKQKVIEAGGLFVLGTERHESRRIDNQLRGRSGRQGDPGRSAFFLSLEDDLMRIFGSDRLDKVLSTLGMKEGEAIVHPWVNKSLEKAQAKVEGRNFDIRKQLLKFDDVMNDQRKAIFSQRLEIMESEDLSDIVQDMRYQVIDDLIDLHMPPRSYSDQWDVEGMHRSVLDKLGLDAPIEKWAQEEGVDQDVVRERLCEASDRQIEEKTKAFGPESMRSIEKQLLLQTIDAKWREHLLTLEHLRSVVGFRGYAQRDPLSEYKTESFALFESMLNSLRQDVTQKLAQVRPLTDEEHQAMMRQFLDQQAAAEPAPAAQPVAAAQPAAAPRAAAAPQLVAAGADESDPQAWGNIARNDPCPCGSGEKFKHCHGRLG from the coding sequence ATGCTGGGTCTCGGAACGCTCGCGCGCAAGATCTTCGGAACGCCCAACGACCGCAAGGTGAAATCCGTCCGGCCCCTCGTGGCCCGCATCAACGAGCTTGAAGCGGAGTTCCAGGTGCTCTCGGACGAGGGCATCAGGCAGAAGACGGCCGAGTTCCAGCGCCGGGTCCAGGAAGGCGGCGAGAGCCTCGACGATCTTCTGCCCGAAGCCTTCGCCAACTGCCGCGAGGCCGCGCGCCGCGCGCTTGGCCTGCGCGCCTTCGACGTGCAGCTGAAGGGCGGGATCTTCCTGCACCAGGGCAACATCGCCGAGATGAAGACGGGCGAGGGCAAGACCCTCGTCGCGACCTTCCCGGCCTACCTGAACGCGCTTGCCGGCAAGGGCGTGCATGTGGTGACCGTGAACGACTACCTCGCCAAGCGCGACGCCGAGTGGATGGGCAAGGTCTATGCCCACCTCGGCCTGACGACCGGCGTGGTCTATCCCTACCAGCCCGAAGAGGAAAAGAAGGCCGCCTACAAGGCCGACATCACCTATTCGACGAACAACGAACTCGGCTTCGACTATCTGCGCGACAACATGAAGTCCTCGAAGGAGGAGATGAAGCAGCGCGGCCATTTCTTCGCCATCGTCGACGAGGTGGACTCGATCCTGATCGACGAGGCGCGCACGCCGCTGATCATCTCGGGTCCGAGCCAGGACCGCAGCGACCTTTACCAGAAGATCGACCGGCTGATCCCCGAGGTGACGGAAGAGCACTTCAAGCTGGACGAGAAGGCGCGCAACGTCACCTTCACCGAGGAAGGCAACGAATTCGTCGAGCGCCGCCTGCATGAGCTGGGCCTGCTGCCCGAGGGCCAGTCGCTCTACGATCCGGAAAGCACGACCATCGTGCACCACATCACGCAGGGTCTGCGCGCACACAAGCTGTTCCACCGCGACCAGCAGTATATCGTGCGCAACGACGAGATCATGCTGATCGACGAGTTCACCGGCCGGATGATGCGCGGCCGGCGGCTCTCGGATGGCCTGCATCAGGCCATCGAGGCCAAGGAGAACGTCTCGATCCAGCCCGAGAACGTGACCCTCGCCTCGGTCACCTTCCAGAACTATTTCCGCCTCTACGAAAAGCTCGCCGGCATGACCGGCACTGCGGCGACCGAGGCCGAGGAATTCATGCAGATCTACGGCCTGGGTGTCGTGGAAGTGCCGACCAACCGCCCCGTGGCCCGGATCGACGAGCATGACGCCGTCTACCGCACCGCCCGCGAGAAGCATGACGGCATCATCGCCTCGATCAAGGAAGCGCATGGGCGCGGGCAGCCGATCCTCGTCGGCACCACCTCGATCGACAAGTCCGAGGCCCTGTCCGAGCTGCTGAAGGCCGCCGACGTGCCGCATAACGTCCTGAACGCGCGCCAGCACGAGCAGGAGGCGCAGATCGTCGCCGACGCCGGCAAGCTGGGCGCCGTGACCATCGCGACCAACATGGCCGGCCGCGGCACCGACATCCAGTTGGGCGGCAACGTCGAGATGAAGGTGATGCAGGCGCTGGCCGCCGATCCGACCGCGCATCCCGACGAGATCCGCGCCCGGATCGAGGCCGAGCACGCCGAGGAAAAGCAGAAGGTCATCGAGGCCGGCGGTCTGTTCGTGCTCGGCACCGAGCGCCATGAATCGCGCCGGATCGACAACCAGCTTCGTGGCCGCTCGGGCCGTCAGGGCGACCCGGGCCGGTCGGCCTTCTTCCTCAGCCTCGAAGACGACCTGATGCGGATCTTCGGCTCGGACCGGCTCGACAAGGTGCTGTCCACGCTCGGGATGAAGGAAGGCGAGGCCATCGTCCATCCGTGGGTGAACAAGTCGCTCGAGAAGGCGCAGGCCAAGGTCGAGGGCCGCAACTTCGACATCCGCAAGCAGCTGCTGAAATTCGACGACGTGATGAACGACCAGCGCAAGGCGATCTTCAGCCAGCGCCTCGAAATCATGGAATCCGAGGACCTGTCCGACATCGTGCAGGACATGCGCTATCAGGTGATCGACGACCTGATCGACCTCCACATGCCGCCGCGCAGCTATTCCGACCAGTGGGATGTCGAGGGGATGCACCGCTCCGTGCTCGACAAGCTCGGCCTCGATGCCCCGATCGAGAAATGGGCGCAGGAGGAAGGCGTCGATCAGGACGTGGTGCGCGAGCGGCTGTGCGAAGCCTCGGACCGCCAGATCGAGGAGAAGACGAAGGCCTTTGGCCCGGAAAGCATGCGCTCGATCGAGAAGCAGCTGCTGCTGCAGACCATCGATGCCAAGTGGCGCGAGCATCTGCTGACGCTCGAACACCTGCGGTCCGTCGTGGGCTTCCGCGGCTATGCGCAGCGCGATCCGCTGTCGGAATACAAGACCGAGTCCTTCGCCCTGTTCGAGTCGATGCTGAACTCGCTGCGTCAGGATGTGACGCAGAAGCTTGCGCAGGTGCGCCCGCTGACCGACGAGGAGCATCAGGCGATGATGCGCCAGTTCCTCGACCAGCAGGCGGCGGCGGAGCCCGCGCCCGCAGCCCAGCCCGTCGCGGCCGCGCAACCGGCGGCGGCACCGCGGGCGGCCGCGGCACCGCAACTGGTCGCCGCAGGCGCGGACGAATCGGACCCGCAGGCCTGGGGCAACATCGCGCGGAACGATCCCTGCCCCTGCGGTTCGGGCGAGAAGTTCAAGCACTGCCACGGCCGACTCGGCTGA